The Saprospiraceae bacterium genome includes a window with the following:
- a CDS encoding DUF1080 domain-containing protein has product MKKYILSALLLCLIHFGNAQKINLFNGKDLTGWTAHGTEKWYVEKGNLICESGPDKQYGYLSTNESYKNFDFTVQFKQESNGNSGVFFRSGIAGVKISGWQVEVAPPDKHTGGIYESYGRGWLIKPNPAHEQYLKVGKWNSLRILVKGDQVTTWLNGHMMIDLNDEKIGKGEGFIALQIHDGGGIKVRWRNFKIKLLD; this is encoded by the coding sequence ATGAAAAAATATATTTTAAGTGCCTTACTCTTATGTTTGATACATTTTGGTAATGCTCAGAAAATCAACTTGTTCAACGGAAAAGATCTGACAGGATGGACAGCACACGGTACCGAAAAGTGGTATGTCGAAAAGGGAAACCTGATATGCGAAAGTGGTCCGGATAAACAATATGGCTATCTTTCTACCAATGAATCCTACAAGAACTTTGATTTTACAGTTCAGTTTAAGCAGGAAAGCAATGGCAATAGTGGTGTCTTCTTTCGGTCAGGTATCGCAGGAGTAAAGATCAGTGGCTGGCAGGTAGAAGTAGCTCCGCCAGATAAACATACCGGAGGCATCTACGAATCCTACGGACGTGGTTGGTTGATCAAGCCCAATCCTGCGCACGAACAGTACCTAAAAGTAGGAAAATGGAATTCTCTCAGAATCCTGGTGAAAGGCGATCAAGTCACAACATGGCTCAATGGCCATATGATGATAGACCTGAATGATGAAAAAATCGGCAAGGGTGAAGGATTCATTGCATTGCAAATACATGATGGCGGTGGGATAAAAGTCCGATGGCGCAATTTTAAGATCAAGCTACTGGATTGA
- a CDS encoding PH domain-containing protein, which yields MGIFSALLGNAGTVSQDELVKKYGQLLIDTEEIELGFKLIRDTFIFTNKRLILVEIQGLTGSKIEYKSISYKSISRFSVETAGTFDLEAELKIWVSSEPLPSIVKPFNKSVNVYDVQKVLAHHVLK from the coding sequence ATGGGAATATTTTCAGCATTACTTGGCAATGCAGGAACAGTAAGTCAGGACGAATTAGTCAAAAAATATGGCCAGCTATTGATAGACACTGAAGAAATAGAGTTGGGGTTTAAACTGATCCGGGATACTTTTATTTTTACCAATAAACGGCTGATCTTAGTGGAAATACAGGGACTTACTGGTAGCAAAATAGAATATAAATCCATTTCTTATAAAAGTATATCGAGATTCAGTGTTGAAACAGCCGGTACATTTGACCTTGAAGCAGAACTGAAGATATGGGTATCAAGTGAGCCTCTGCCCAGCATCGTCAAACCATTTAACAAATCAGTCAATGTGTATGATGTTCAGAAGGTACTGGCACATCATGTATTGAAGTAA
- a CDS encoding TlpA family protein disulfide reductase, with protein sequence MTKYPKEAGITGGMVQKDFLNLKSRLTAHDDKYRATVDEYMKFKDAKNEEGMKSLEVVFDELSKMKKQVLSGFISDKPTSFVSFSSLLDISYMIDEDFLSMYDKLAPEHKSSAKGKELESQIEKTKKTFVGQPIMPFTQKDTSGVDFSIASLKGKYVLIDFWASWCGPCRKENPNIVKAYKNYKDNNFEILGVSLDNKRDPWIAAIHKDELTWYHVSDLKGWKNEVSEMFGIRSIPQNLLIDPEGKIIARNITGHELDAALTKHLKGL encoded by the coding sequence GTGACAAAATACCCTAAGGAAGCCGGCATTACGGGTGGCATGGTCCAAAAAGATTTTTTGAATCTGAAATCGAGACTCACTGCTCATGATGATAAGTATCGGGCTACTGTAGATGAATATATGAAGTTTAAAGATGCTAAAAATGAAGAAGGCATGAAGAGCCTGGAAGTTGTTTTTGATGAACTTTCAAAAATGAAAAAGCAGGTGTTGAGTGGATTTATCAGTGACAAACCTACATCCTTTGTTAGCTTTTCATCATTGCTGGATATTTCTTATATGATCGATGAAGATTTTTTATCCATGTATGACAAATTGGCTCCTGAACATAAATCATCTGCCAAAGGTAAAGAACTGGAGAGCCAGATTGAAAAAACAAAAAAAACATTTGTCGGCCAACCTATAATGCCATTTACTCAGAAAGATACTTCGGGAGTCGATTTTTCTATTGCTTCACTGAAGGGAAAATATGTTCTTATTGATTTTTGGGCAAGCTGGTGTGGGCCATGCCGAAAAGAAAATCCCAATATTGTCAAGGCTTACAAAAACTACAAAGACAATAATTTTGAAATCCTGGGTGTATCTCTGGATAATAAAAGAGACCCATGGATAGCCGCCATCCACAAAGACGAACTCACATGGTATCATGTCAGTGACCTCAAAGGTTGGAAAAATGAAGTTTCAGAAATGTTTGGCATCAGATCAATACCTCAAAATCTGCTCATAGATCCTGAAGGAAAAATAATTGCCCGCAACATCACAGGTCATGAGCTTGATGCTGCACTAACCAAACATCTAAAAGGATTATAA
- a CDS encoding VOC family protein, translated as MKQHLAHIAIVVDDYDRAIAFYTEKLHFDLVEDTKMSEEKRWVLVRPKGAKECSLLLAKGVNADQKSRIGNQTGGRVFLFLYTDDFQRDYQNLLLHKIKIVREPSIEEYGIVAVFEDIYGNLWDLIESKKPKIPE; from the coding sequence ATGAAGCAGCATCTTGCACACATTGCTATTGTGGTAGATGATTATGACAGAGCCATCGCATTTTATACAGAAAAATTACATTTTGATCTGGTAGAAGATACAAAAATGTCGGAAGAAAAGCGGTGGGTATTGGTAAGGCCTAAAGGAGCAAAAGAATGTTCTCTACTGCTTGCAAAAGGTGTAAATGCTGATCAAAAATCCAGAATTGGTAATCAAACAGGGGGTAGAGTTTTCCTTTTTTTATATACTGATGATTTTCAGAGAGACTATCAAAACCTTCTTTTGCACAAGATAAAAATAGTAAGAGAACCGAGCATCGAAGAATACGGTATCGTGGCCGTTTTTGAAGATATCTATGGCAATCTCTGGGATTTGATCGAATCAAAAAAACCCAAAATTCCTGAATAA